In Lineus longissimus chromosome 5, tnLinLong1.2, whole genome shotgun sequence, the genomic stretch GGCTGTCTTCTCAAGTCCGGTCTCCATCATATTATCATCTGTAAACGCTTTTATCTGGAAGATAATTTGGCTCAAAATGGTTTATCAAAATTGCTCTGTAAAAAGGGGAATCAAAACGTCTGTCACGATTGCCTGATGCTCTTTGGAGAGCGACATAGTTGCTGTCTTTCAGCTCATGAATACAAAACTCTCTCGACTTGGTGAGTTCAAGCTGAGAATGTACAACCTGGCGCTTCATCACCACCTGCGTACCCCTTCATGAACTTGGCTTAAATTTTAAACTACTTACGTATGTTCTTTGGTCAAGTCTGAGTTTGGCACAAGAATATATCATCCCAGCCACTAAGACGATGAATAATGTCATAATGATCCACTTTCCAATCCTGTGGGTGACCGCATCGCAATATTTTCTCCTGAAGAAAGTCGATATGGCTTTGAATACGCGATTGCCGCCATAACTTGGCTTGGAAGCCTTGTTCAAATCGTAAGTTTCGGACTTTTTCTTGCAGCTGCAGCAGTTTTCAAAGTAACGGTGATGCACAGCCACAACAGTTGGAAAATATGTGATGACAGATATATAGTTGACAAAAACAGTCAATCCAGCAAATGTGCCGAAGGATGAGATGGGCAAGATTGGAGAAAAAGAGCTGACGAAGAAGGCCACCATTGTTGTCAGGGATGTTGTAAACATGGCGGCGCCGGCCCTTCGGAAGGTCAATGTCATTCGCTCCTCCATGTTTTCCTCATCTTGCAGTGACTTCCACGTGTCATAGAAAATGAATATGTCGTCTGCTCCAATTCCAAGGACAACAAAAATCGCAAGGATGTTGAACAGACCAAGATATTCATATCCCACGATGCAGTTATAGATAAGGTTGGCTCCAGCAAAACTTGTCAGGATACTTGCTGTGCCAAAACCTGTGACGAATAGAGAAGACGTTTGTATCCACAtgaatgtaaatatgaatagaACGCTACCAATGAGGTACAATGTATCATGGTAAGCCTGACGGAAGATCAGTTCACCGAACGAGCGGTAGTTCCACTGGAATAATGTTATGCCCACCGGGTGCAACAATCTCTTCTCCTCTTTTAGTATTTCTGGTATCACCTCATCAACAGACCAGGAAGTAATGTTCTCAAACGAGTGTGTCCAACACAATATAATGAAAGACCTTGCCAAACGTGCCGTGACCTTGCCAGTCACTATATCAATGACCCCTTTTCTTCCTATGTATGGACCAACACGCATTTCGTTTGTGATGTTTTTACGAAGATGTGACAACGACTCGTCAACTATGCTTAGAACAGAATCGTCTCCACATACGTAATGAGCAGGACTTGCACGTTTCGCCCCCTTGTCGAAAGTCGCCATAATTTTTCTCTCGAACGTTCTGATGGCGTCCAGACGCCGAGAGGTGAACACGTTCTCATTTTCCTGAACTTCGTACAGAAGGTGGTGTCTAACGCGGTAGATGAACTTGGGGTCGACCCACGGAAATGAGTCGATTGAACGACGCTTTCTCTTTGAGGGGAACTGGGCGTTGAAGAGGTAAACTTGATATGCGCTTTCTCTCTGAAGCCATGCCTGTTGAGAAAATGTATAAAATCCGATGTTACAATTCAACGAATATTGACGTTGCCTTAAAATAGGATAAGCAGATTTCATTGCTATGATTTACATTTGTATAATAAAAGCAAATTGAAGAGTGCCGGTGGCTTACCAGATTTCGGTTATACATCATATCGTGGAGGTTGAATATTGGCAAGTCTTCGAGATTCACATTCACGATATTGTATCCCGTGGAATATAAGATGGCAGTGATGACTATGAAGACCAAGTGACCTAACAAGGCAAGCCCTGAAATGGAAAAAGTTAAGAGGACTGAATATCTTGTCCATTTTCAGAAGAAAAACATCTGCGTCTAGATTTATTCTCGGTCCAACTtggaactttgtacacagaaggTTGGGCTCGAAAACTTTTCAAGCAATTATATTGTACTGACGTTTCCCACCGTCTGATGTGCGGTTCTGGGCGTCTTTTGATGACATGATACTTACGGGCTAAAGGTTCATTTAAGTTACAAAATACTCGCTAGAGCCGAGTGTAGTTGCAGTCACCGCTGCGGGAAAACATTAACTTACAGAACATTACGCAAGGATATCTGCATATCCACCGAACTAAGAAGAAGtgtttcttttccttttccATGTCTCCAGCCACGATCACAGAAATGTCCACATCATCAACTGCAACCACTTTCCCATTCGCTTCAGCAGTGGctgattttgttttttcagcatCTCCATAGCAAATACCATCACCATTATGGTTACAATCACTTATCCCATTCCACTTGGTTTCCTCCAATTTCTCATTGCACTTATCACCGTGTCCGCCTCTCTCCTCCAACTCTGTCTCAAAGCTTGGATTATCCATGACTGACGAAAGCCCCTTGTCTCTGTATGTTGATGGTCCGCGATCTAAACCCCGCCGAGGTTTTCTAGGAGACAGCCGTTTTCATCCTAGGGGAAAGGACATAGTGTCCGACACAAGTCTTGTGCTGAAAGCATAAGAACAACTGATAATG encodes the following:
- the LOC135488789 gene encoding protein dispatched homolog 1-like — protein: MDNPSFETELEERGGHGDKCNEKLEETKWNGISDCNHNGDGICYGDAEKTKSATAEANGKVVAVDDVDISVIVAGDMEKEKKHFFLVRWICRYPCVMFWLALLGHLVFIVITAILYSTGYNIVNVNLEDLPIFNLHDMMYNRNLAWLQRESAYQVYLFNAQFPSKRKRRSIDSFPWVDPKFIYRVRHHLLYEVQENENVFTSRRLDAIRTFERKIMATFDKGAKRASPAHYVCGDDSVLSIVDESLSHLRKNITNEMRVGPYIGRKGVIDIVTGKVTARLARSFIILCWTHSFENITSWSVDEVIPEILKEEKRLLHPVGITLFQWNYRSFGELIFRQAYHDTLYLIGSVLFIFTFMWIQTSSLFVTGFGTASILTSFAGANLIYNCIVGYEYLGLFNILAIFVVLGIGADDIFIFYDTWKSLQDEENMEERMTLTFRRAGAAMFTTSLTTMVAFFVSSFSPILPISSFGTFAGLTVFVNYISVITYFPTVVAVHHRYFENCCSCKKKSETYDLNKASKPSYGGNRVFKAISTFFRRKYCDAVTHRIGKWIIMTLFIVLVAGMIYSCAKLRLDQRTYIKAFTDDNMMETGLEKTAFNYKIGAEDKMVMVYLVWGIGARNMSKCDKLKYTKWMPCSGEAVHDVDFNIERPENQLALLNVCRNLTHLQGKLKEDLNLQSAGNGTNQVVCFMEYFEQFLRTISDLFNKNGRKVDLKVPLSREDIEPLIPTLGAFVGLRLNATAVQNPVQTVMAIFIEKNATELKELIGFNETANVIGTDSHGNPVYDRKMTYAAVVVPLTKQAIRLQVDEGLRLQVKWEEYTEEIMKNMPAGVNKGWQVAGSWFISRQKKDLMYRGLTGVAYSLSLAFLVLLLTTRNFILAFLAEATLVGAVICVIGVIPIAGWNIGALESINVCFVAGLAVDYIVHVVEAYSMSGYKTKKDRTRDALGRIGVSVLSGAVTTLGSSFFMFFSRILFFMQFGTFIFCTVGFSLLFALLFFPAVLDTVGPSGNIGSFRWLFHKIKKCCGKHASTCRSLE